From the genome of Psychroserpens ponticola, one region includes:
- a CDS encoding type 1 glutamine amidotransferase domain-containing protein → MFKKFKILKWIGVSLISIIVIVVCFVVWFVSLLPPINEAAETTVVNDLPYLSENIIPTRGKILAVVTSTDTMGASDKKTGYELTELSRAYYVFEANGFEVDVASPLGGQPPVVIDDDDMSVFDFAFLNDSIAQEKIAHTIPIKDVIADNYQAIYFVGGKGAMFDFPNNTDIQAIVKNYYQSNKVIGAVCHGPAALVNVTLDNGKSLLENKTISAFTNEEELLLISDAKSIFPFLLQDEIIAQGANFNEGIMYLENVSQDQNLITGQNPWSTWLLAEQMIKQLGYAPKYRAVTAEENAISVLSIYYAQSKDEAKAMIENMLLKEHKPVDRMLLAQHTIVSLMKSDIGSFFDILGLVSYANACESKK, encoded by the coding sequence ATGGATAGGAGTGTCATTAATTAGTATAATTGTTATTGTCGTATGCTTTGTAGTTTGGTTTGTGAGTTTATTACCACCAATAAATGAAGCAGCAGAAACAACTGTTGTTAATGACTTGCCATATTTATCTGAAAATATTATACCAACAAGAGGCAAAATTTTAGCAGTAGTTACAAGTACTGATACTATGGGAGCAAGTGATAAAAAAACAGGCTATGAATTAACTGAGTTATCACGTGCTTATTATGTGTTTGAGGCGAATGGATTTGAAGTCGATGTGGCAAGTCCGTTAGGAGGACAGCCACCAGTAGTAATTGATGATGATGACATGAGTGTTTTTGATTTTGCGTTCTTAAACGATTCTATTGCACAAGAAAAAATAGCACACACTATACCTATAAAAGATGTCATTGCAGATAATTATCAAGCCATTTATTTTGTTGGTGGAAAAGGTGCGATGTTTGATTTTCCGAATAATACAGACATACAAGCTATTGTTAAAAATTACTATCAATCAAATAAAGTGATAGGTGCAGTATGTCATGGGCCAGCAGCTTTAGTAAATGTTACTTTAGATAATGGTAAATCACTTTTAGAAAATAAAACCATAAGTGCATTTACAAATGAAGAAGAACTGCTTTTAATTTCAGATGCAAAATCTATTTTTCCATTTCTGCTACAAGATGAAATCATAGCACAAGGTGCAAATTTTAATGAAGGCATCATGTATTTAGAAAATGTAAGTCAGGACCAAAATTTAATCACTGGTCAAAATCCATGGTCAACCTGGTTATTGGCAGAACAAATGATTAAACAATTAGGCTATGCGCCAAAATATAGAGCCGTTACAGCCGAAGAGAATGCCATATCAGTTTTATCCATCTATTATGCTCAAAGTAAAGATGAAGCAAAAGCTATGATTGAAAATATGCTGCTCAAGGAACATAAACCTGTTGATAGAATGTTATTGGCACAACATACAATTGTATCTCTAATGAAAAGCGATATTGGTAGCTTTTTTGATATTCTAGGTTTGGTGTCTTACGCGAATGCATGTGAATCTAAAAAATAG
- a CDS encoding TolC family protein produces the protein MKRFFIIVLLLASQFVLGQETSLVTSKIWTLNDCLEYALEHNITIKDASLNKVQAIVDYGKAKSSRLPNLYGSATQFFTNGNSVDPFTSDYVTEQIYSTNVSLNSSLTLFQGYQLNNQIEQNELLLNQSVFLEEAAKNNIIISILENYLQILHAKEGIAIAENNMIASEKEVARAKARLDAGSIALSDYTEAQSQAATNKYAVITSKNIYQQYIIALKQLLELNPTQNIEIQDLDADFDYVSLEIDKTTIYNKALGILPEINASRLEVEASEKDLEIAKGAYLPTLSLTSSLGSGYTSVNDNNFTDQFNVNFNQRIGLSLNIPIFNRNQTKAVVQTAQINIEKAEISQLATKKDIYRKVETAYQNALSAQEQLIASEASKDAAEQSYNLAQKKYELGDLSTTDLVINQNTYTNAQQNYLQAKYLNVLYHQLLQFYQGNDIKL, from the coding sequence ATGAAACGTTTTTTTATCATCGTACTACTGTTGGCTAGTCAGTTTGTTTTAGGACAAGAGACCAGTTTAGTTACTTCCAAAATTTGGACATTAAATGATTGTCTTGAATATGCCTTAGAGCATAATATTACGATTAAAGATGCGTCTTTAAATAAAGTACAGGCAATTGTTGATTATGGTAAAGCCAAATCTTCTAGACTTCCAAACCTTTATGGTTCAGCCACACAATTTTTTACAAATGGAAACTCTGTAGATCCTTTTACAAGTGATTATGTTACTGAGCAGATTTATAGTACCAATGTGAGTTTAAATAGTTCTCTGACCTTGTTTCAAGGGTATCAACTTAATAATCAAATAGAACAGAATGAATTATTACTGAATCAGAGTGTTTTTTTAGAAGAAGCAGCGAAGAATAATATTATTATTAGTATTCTAGAAAACTACTTACAAATATTACATGCTAAAGAAGGTATTGCAATTGCTGAAAACAATATGATCGCTTCAGAAAAAGAAGTCGCACGAGCAAAAGCAAGATTGGATGCAGGTTCAATTGCGTTGAGCGATTATACTGAAGCTCAAAGTCAGGCAGCAACAAATAAATATGCTGTTATAACTTCAAAAAATATATATCAACAATACATAATAGCACTTAAACAATTATTAGAGTTAAACCCAACTCAAAATATTGAGATTCAAGATTTAGATGCTGACTTTGATTATGTGAGTCTTGAAATTGATAAAACAACTATTTACAATAAAGCTCTAGGTATTTTACCAGAAATAAATGCAAGTAGATTAGAAGTCGAAGCGAGTGAAAAAGATTTAGAAATAGCTAAAGGTGCTTATTTGCCAACTTTATCATTGACGAGTAGTCTTGGTTCTGGTTATACCAGTGTGAATGATAACAATTTTACAGATCAGTTTAATGTGAATTTTAATCAACGTATAGGTTTGTCGTTAAACATTCCAATTTTTAATAGAAACCAGACGAAGGCAGTCGTACAAACAGCACAAATAAACATTGAAAAGGCAGAAATTTCTCAGTTAGCTACCAAAAAAGACATCTATAGAAAAGTAGAGACCGCTTATCAAAATGCATTATCTGCACAAGAGCAATTAATTGCTTCAGAAGCCTCTAAAGATGCTGCAGAACAATCTTATAATCTAGCACAAAAAAAGTATGAGTTAGGTGATTTAAGTACCACAGATTTGGTGATTAATCAAAACACGTATACCAATGCACAGCAAAACTATTTACAAGCCAAATACTTGAATGTATTATACCATCAATTATTACAATTTTATCAAGGAAATGATATTAAACTTTAA
- a CDS encoding efflux RND transporter periplasmic adaptor subunit — protein sequence MKTKKNIIIGSLLLVVLAIIAYALLKGDDAIVIEAKTVAVKKANVTTMVTATGTIEPITQVEVGTQVSGVVKKIYVDYNSEVKQGQLIAELDKTNLNASKTQAQAAYDNAVSQRNYMKTIFERQQTLYDNQVISKSDFDDAQFNYETAKGTVTQRLSDLQSARTNLEYANIYSPIDGVVLSRDIDEGQTVAASYSTPTLFTIAQDLKEMQVEADVDEADIGQVKEGQRVEFTVDAYIGETFNGVVTQVRLDPTVTSNVVTYTVVIKAENEDLKLKPGLTATISIYTLELNDVLTVEAKAINFKPDRETLATYNLQHQLTESTNKRSKEETTLWILEDNKSITPKTVTLGASDGVNVQILSGLSKGDALVYSLKGVSKSEAGSPAESNESPFMPQRPGGKKKG from the coding sequence ATGAAAACTAAAAAAAACATCATCATAGGTAGCCTTTTACTCGTTGTACTTGCAATTATAGCATATGCCTTATTAAAAGGAGACGATGCTATTGTAATAGAAGCTAAAACCGTTGCGGTCAAAAAAGCAAATGTCACCACTATGGTTACTGCTACAGGAACCATTGAGCCTATCACACAAGTAGAAGTGGGTACACAAGTTTCGGGAGTTGTAAAGAAAATTTATGTGGATTATAATAGCGAGGTTAAACAAGGGCAACTTATAGCGGAGCTTGATAAAACAAATCTAAATGCTTCTAAAACACAAGCACAAGCGGCTTATGACAATGCTGTAAGTCAGAGAAATTATATGAAAACCATTTTTGAAAGACAGCAAACGTTGTACGATAATCAAGTGATCAGTAAGTCGGATTTTGATGATGCGCAATTTAATTACGAAACGGCAAAAGGAACGGTTACTCAGCGTTTATCAGATTTGCAATCGGCTAGAACTAATTTAGAGTATGCCAATATTTATTCGCCAATAGATGGTGTTGTTTTATCTCGTGATATAGATGAAGGTCAAACTGTTGCTGCAAGTTATAGTACACCAACCTTATTTACAATAGCACAGGATTTAAAAGAAATGCAAGTAGAAGCAGATGTTGATGAAGCAGATATTGGACAAGTAAAAGAAGGCCAACGGGTAGAGTTTACTGTAGATGCCTATATAGGAGAAACATTTAATGGTGTAGTGACACAAGTGCGCTTAGATCCTACAGTGACTTCAAATGTAGTGACTTACACTGTTGTAATTAAAGCAGAGAATGAAGATTTAAAACTAAAGCCAGGATTGACAGCAACCATTTCTATTTATACATTAGAATTAAATGATGTGCTTACGGTAGAAGCAAAAGCCATTAATTTTAAGCCAGATAGAGAAACTTTAGCAACTTATAATTTACAACATCAATTGACAGAAAGTACCAATAAACGTTCAAAAGAAGAAACTACACTTTGGATACTTGAGGACAACAAAAGTATCACACCAAAAACAGTAACACTTGGTGCGAGTGATGGTGTAAACGTTCAAATTTTAAGTGGCTTGTCTAAAGGAGATGCCTTAGTATACAGTTTAAAAGGGGTTTCTAAATCGGAAGCAGGTTCACCAGCAGAATCAAATGAAAGCCCGTTTATGCCACAACGACCTGGAGGAAAGAAAAAAGGATAA
- a CDS encoding ABC transporter ATP-binding protein yields MSKDTIKIKDLKREFTMGTETVHALRGISFSIKEGEFVTIMGSSGSGKSTMLNILGCLDQPTSGTYEIDNVSVKNLSKNELATIRNEKIGFIFQSYNLLARTSAIENVELPLLYNSRVTSEARRERAIKALEMVGLGDRLHHTPSQLSGGQQQRVAIARSLVNNPVMILADEATGNLDTRTSYEIMSLFQELNKQGITITFVTHEPDIAAFSSRTIVLKDGNIMQDYKNHKVLSAAEELAKLPQQDD; encoded by the coding sequence ATGAGTAAAGACACTATAAAAATAAAGGATCTAAAGAGAGAGTTTACAATGGGAACCGAAACGGTTCATGCGTTGCGAGGGATTTCATTTAGCATAAAGGAAGGAGAGTTTGTAACCATTATGGGATCCAGTGGATCTGGAAAAAGTACCATGTTAAATATTTTGGGTTGCTTAGATCAGCCAACTTCTGGGACTTATGAAATTGATAATGTGAGCGTAAAAAATTTAAGTAAAAACGAACTCGCAACGATAAGAAATGAAAAGATTGGATTTATTTTTCAATCCTATAATTTACTAGCAAGAACATCTGCTATTGAGAATGTAGAATTACCCTTATTATATAATAGCAGAGTAACTTCTGAAGCGCGAAGGGAACGAGCAATTAAAGCCCTAGAGATGGTTGGTTTAGGGGATAGATTGCATCATACACCTTCGCAGCTTTCGGGAGGACAACAACAACGTGTTGCTATTGCAAGATCGTTAGTAAACAATCCGGTAATGATACTAGCTGATGAAGCGACGGGAAACTTAGATACAAGAACCTCATATGAGATCATGTCCTTGTTTCAAGAGTTAAATAAACAAGGTATTACCATCACTTTTGTTACACACGAACCCGATATTGCCGCATTTAGCAGCAGAACAATTGTGTTGAAAGATGGGAATATTATGCAAGATTATAAAAATCATAAGGTGCTTTCTGCAGCTGAAGAGCTAGCAAAACTACCGCAACAAGACGATTAA
- a CDS encoding ABC transporter permease gives MRLLNLFKIATKAIVLNKTRTLLTMLGIIIGVASVIAMLAIGEGSKESIRTTISAMGSNMITIRPGADDRGPARGSGGDVQTLTLKDYEVIKEQATLLSYITPMVNGGGQIINGSNNWPSTIYGVNPEYLNIKVVDLQSGSMFTDAEVKSASKVAVIGQTVVENVFPNGEEPVGQMIRFNNIPFKVIGVLEEKGENTFGQDQDDVVIAPYTTVQKRILAIDHLNQIIASAISEDDAPEALTQVINLLRSQHKLMDYEDDDFTVRSMEELISTFSSTSEMLTILLVAVASISLLIGGIGIMNIMYVSVKERTKEIGLRMAVGGKGSDILMQFLIEAILISITGGVLGVILGLSSTYFIEKFLNWPTSVAVYSIVISFAVCAVTGIFFGWYPARKASALDPITALRYE, from the coding sequence ATGAGACTATTAAATTTATTTAAAATCGCAACAAAAGCTATCGTTCTTAATAAAACAAGAACCTTGCTTACGATGCTGGGTATTATCATTGGAGTGGCTTCTGTAATAGCGATGTTAGCCATAGGTGAAGGCTCTAAAGAAAGTATTCGTACAACTATTTCTGCAATGGGTTCTAATATGATTACCATTAGACCAGGAGCAGATGATAGAGGTCCAGCAAGAGGAAGTGGAGGTGATGTACAAACCTTAACACTCAAAGATTATGAAGTAATAAAAGAACAAGCAACGTTATTGAGTTATATCACACCAATGGTTAATGGTGGAGGCCAAATCATTAATGGCTCAAATAACTGGCCAAGTACTATTTATGGTGTCAACCCTGAGTATTTAAATATTAAAGTCGTCGATTTACAAAGCGGAAGTATGTTTACTGATGCTGAGGTAAAATCGGCATCAAAAGTTGCAGTCATCGGTCAGACCGTTGTTGAAAATGTCTTTCCAAATGGAGAAGAACCTGTTGGGCAAATGATTCGTTTTAATAACATTCCCTTTAAAGTGATTGGTGTATTAGAAGAAAAAGGTGAAAATACTTTCGGACAAGATCAAGATGATGTGGTGATTGCTCCTTATACCACAGTACAAAAACGTATTTTGGCTATAGATCACTTAAATCAAATTATAGCTTCGGCAATAAGTGAAGACGATGCGCCTGAAGCGTTAACACAAGTGATAAATCTTTTACGTTCTCAGCACAAATTAATGGATTATGAAGACGATGATTTTACAGTCCGTTCTATGGAAGAGTTGATTTCTACGTTTAGTTCTACTAGTGAAATGTTAACAATACTGTTAGTAGCAGTGGCAAGTATATCGTTATTAATTGGAGGAATTGGTATCATGAACATCATGTATGTTTCGGTAAAAGAACGTACCAAAGAAATCGGTTTACGTATGGCTGTAGGAGGAAAAGGTTCAGATATATTAATGCAGTTTTTAATAGAAGCCATATTAATTAGTATAACAGGAGGTGTGCTAGGAGTAATCCTTGGTCTTAGTTCCACTTATTTTATAGAAAAATTCTTAAATTGGCCTACAAGTGTTGCTGTTTATTCCATTGTGATTTCATTTGCTGTATGTGCAGTAACTGGTATCTTTTTTGGATGGTATCCTGCAAGAAAAGCATCAGCATTAGACCCAATAACAGCGTTACGTTACGAATAA
- a CDS encoding sensor histidine kinase produces MPYLLSYGQEQDINRMIAHFWIPLVFSAVLFYLNYFVLIDRFLFPKKMVAFMIINVAIIVSFLLLKELIETTFFSELALKRANRDSATGPPFKIFIYVQTLSYLAPLLFSIAIKSTKRLVKTEAERKEAINFKLQSELQHLHYQLQPHFFFNSLNNIYALVDISPDQAKTSIHSLSKLMRYMLYETNEESVPLSKEIDFMKKYIELMKLRVSDKTKVIYQFPSEDTGIRIAPLLFISLIENAFKHGVSASKLSEIHIVMRVDGTTVLLTIENDNLPKKTDDKSGSGIGLPNIEKRLQLLYPNKNSFKTLVRDDRFVATLEIQTN; encoded by the coding sequence ATGCCTTACTTGTTATCTTATGGACAAGAGCAAGACATTAATAGAATGATTGCCCATTTTTGGATTCCATTAGTATTTTCAGCAGTACTATTTTACCTTAATTATTTTGTACTGATAGATAGGTTTCTCTTTCCCAAAAAGATGGTTGCATTTATGATTATAAATGTTGCGATTATTGTTTCATTCTTATTATTGAAAGAATTAATTGAAACTACTTTTTTTTCAGAATTAGCACTAAAACGCGCCAATCGAGATAGTGCTACTGGACCACCATTTAAAATTTTTATTTATGTGCAGACCTTATCCTATCTGGCACCTTTATTATTTTCAATTGCCATAAAAAGCACAAAACGTTTGGTAAAAACGGAAGCGGAACGAAAAGAAGCCATTAATTTTAAATTACAGTCCGAGTTACAACATTTACACTATCAGTTGCAGCCGCATTTCTTTTTTAATTCCTTAAATAATATTTATGCCTTGGTCGATATTTCACCAGATCAAGCTAAAACGTCCATTCATAGTTTGAGTAAGTTGATGAGATATATGCTGTATGAAACGAATGAAGAATCGGTACCATTATCTAAAGAAATCGATTTTATGAAAAAGTATATCGAGTTAATGAAGTTGAGAGTTTCAGATAAAACTAAGGTTATTTATCAGTTTCCTTCTGAAGACACTGGAATTCGTATTGCACCTTTGCTATTTATTTCATTGATTGAAAATGCATTTAAACATGGTGTTTCGGCAAGCAAATTAAGCGAAATACACATAGTAATGAGAGTTGATGGAACTACCGTTCTATTAACTATTGAGAATGATAACTTACCTAAAAAGACTGACGATAAAAGTGGTTCAGGTATTGGGCTTCCAAATATTGAAAAGCGTTTACAATTATTGTATCCAAATAAAAATAGTTTTAAAACCCTTGTAAGAGATGATCGTTTTGTGGCAACTTTAGAAATTCAAACCAACTAG
- a CDS encoding LytR/AlgR family response regulator transcription factor — translation MSNLKITCVIVDDEPMALNLVESYVEKTPFLELKKKCSNAIEAMEFLKTEPVDLLFLDIQMPDLTGIEFSKMLPKETRVIFTTAFDQYALEGFKVEALDYLLKPFDYAEFLSAANKANTWFELVKGKKQSIVSEEKEFLFVKSEYKQLRIKLADVLYFEGLKDYIKIWLKNNPKPILTLMSLKSLEEELPETQFMRVHRSFIVSLNNIDIIERSQIIINEQRITVSEQYKPKFLAFINNNSLNS, via the coding sequence ATGAGCAACTTAAAAATTACTTGTGTTATTGTAGATGATGAGCCAATGGCGCTTAATTTAGTAGAAAGCTATGTAGAAAAGACACCATTTTTAGAGCTTAAAAAGAAGTGCAGTAATGCGATTGAAGCGATGGAATTTTTAAAAACCGAACCTGTAGATTTACTGTTTTTAGACATCCAGATGCCAGACTTGACAGGTATAGAATTTTCTAAAATGCTACCAAAAGAAACACGTGTTATTTTTACCACAGCTTTTGATCAGTATGCTTTGGAAGGCTTTAAGGTAGAAGCATTAGATTACCTTTTAAAACCTTTTGATTATGCAGAGTTCCTTTCCGCAGCAAATAAAGCAAACACTTGGTTTGAATTGGTAAAAGGAAAAAAACAAAGTATCGTCTCTGAAGAAAAGGAATTCCTTTTTGTAAAATCTGAATATAAACAATTGCGCATTAAATTAGCTGATGTCTTGTATTTTGAAGGCTTAAAGGATTATATTAAGATCTGGTTGAAGAACAATCCGAAGCCTATTTTAACACTGATGAGTTTAAAATCTCTGGAAGAAGAATTGCCTGAAACACAATTTATGCGTGTGCATCGTTCGTTTATTGTATCATTAAACAATATTGATATTATTGAACGTAGTCAGATCATTATCAACGAACAACGTATTACGGTTTCAGAGCAATATAAACCTAAGTTTTTAGCATTTATTAATAATAACTCACTTAACTCTTAA
- a CDS encoding TlpA disulfide reductase family protein — MIKVRYKMHKRILLIMSVLCLGFVTSSNIEIEYYTSNDTDIPILNFDALEPLLYAESEDIQIVNFWAMWCAPCVKELPVFQEYQRNNPNVKVTLVSLDFPEDVETKLKPFLKKKGITSKVILLDDPDSNSWIDKIDPNWSGAIPFTIIFNSKNRSFHERTFNNITDLKNEINTTINNK; from the coding sequence ATGATAAAAGTAAGATATAAAATGCATAAGCGAATTCTATTAATAATGTCAGTTTTATGTCTTGGTTTTGTAACCTCGAGCAATATAGAAATAGAATATTACACCTCTAATGATACTGATATTCCTATTCTAAATTTTGATGCTTTAGAACCTTTGTTATATGCTGAATCTGAGGACATTCAGATTGTTAATTTTTGGGCGATGTGGTGTGCGCCATGTGTTAAAGAATTACCCGTGTTTCAGGAATATCAAAGAAACAATCCGAATGTAAAAGTCACACTGGTCAGTCTAGATTTTCCTGAAGATGTTGAAACTAAACTAAAACCGTTTTTAAAGAAAAAAGGAATCACCTCAAAAGTAATTCTTTTAGACGACCCAGATTCTAACAGTTGGATAGACAAGATCGATCCAAATTGGTCTGGTGCCATACCATTTACTATTATATTCAACAGTAAAAACCGTTCTTTTCATGAACGTACTTTTAATAATATTACAGATTTAAAAAATGAAATTAATACTACAATAAATAACAAATAA
- a CDS encoding thioredoxin family protein, with amino-acid sequence MKKNNVIFAAMILLSGLLITTTANAQERKGPPPNGERKGPPKGGHSPEQTKTLEEIGGYKIGEVATDFKLKNVDGTFFSLTNIKDAKGYIVVFTCNECPFSKLYEDRLIALHNEYASKGYSVIAINPNVSKGNERESFAAMQKRAKEKEFPFVYLADENKEVFPKYGAVRTPHVFLLDSERKVQYIGTIDDNARSSEDAKVNFVENAIHALENGKQPEPNFTKAIGCPVKAI; translated from the coding sequence ATGAAAAAAAACAATGTAATATTCGCAGCTATGATCTTATTAAGCGGTTTGTTAATAACAACTACAGCTAATGCCCAAGAGAGAAAAGGACCACCTCCAAACGGTGAGCGTAAAGGACCTCCAAAAGGTGGTCACAGTCCAGAGCAAACTAAAACTTTAGAAGAAATTGGAGGTTATAAAATTGGAGAAGTTGCAACCGATTTCAAACTAAAAAATGTAGATGGCACATTTTTTTCTTTAACCAATATAAAAGATGCAAAAGGATACATTGTCGTTTTCACCTGTAATGAATGTCCGTTTTCTAAACTATATGAAGACCGTTTAATTGCACTTCATAATGAATATGCTTCTAAAGGGTATTCAGTAATTGCTATTAATCCTAATGTTAGTAAAGGTAATGAAAGAGAAAGCTTTGCTGCTATGCAAAAAAGAGCAAAAGAAAAAGAATTCCCGTTTGTGTATTTAGCAGATGAAAACAAAGAGGTATTTCCAAAATATGGTGCAGTAAGAACACCTCATGTCTTTTTATTAGATAGTGAAAGAAAGGTTCAATACATAGGAACTATTGATGATAATGCTAGGTCTTCAGAAGACGCTAAGGTTAACTTTGTAGAAAATGCGATACATGCTTTAGAAAATGGAAAACAGCCAGAACCTAATTTTACGAAAGCTATTGGTTGTCCTGTAAAAGCTATTTAA
- a CDS encoding DUF6515 family protein, whose product MKAYIKAFVLPSLFMVAIISQVTAQTRRTTTTNRTVKTTRTNTAKVETTKSSATKRIPNTRVTYKTPKRKVVSVRTLPNRTVITHRGQNYYYSNNKYYTQSRGRYIVIAPKVGFRVHVLPTQYTRVRFNTFNYYNAQGVFYVQVNNEYEVVDPEIGTIVYELPDDYEKVIIDGLTYYEYANILYEKVQINGARAYEVVGIIDMEYK is encoded by the coding sequence ATGAAAGCCTATATAAAAGCATTTGTCTTACCAAGTTTATTTATGGTAGCCATTATTTCGCAAGTTACAGCACAAACACGTCGAACGACTACAACTAATAGAACCGTAAAAACGACAAGAACTAATACAGCTAAAGTTGAAACCACAAAAAGTAGTGCCACGAAGCGAATACCTAATACTAGAGTAACTTATAAAACACCAAAAAGGAAAGTAGTTTCTGTAAGAACCCTTCCTAATAGAACGGTTATTACTCATAGAGGTCAGAATTATTATTATTCAAATAATAAATATTATACACAATCTAGAGGTCGATATATCGTAATAGCACCAAAGGTTGGTTTTAGAGTTCATGTATTGCCAACACAGTATACAAGGGTTAGGTTTAATACGTTTAATTACTACAATGCGCAAGGTGTTTTTTATGTTCAAGTTAATAACGAATATGAAGTTGTAGATCCAGAAATAGGAACGATTGTTTACGAGCTTCCTGATGATTATGAAAAAGTAATTATTGACGGGTTAACCTATTATGAGTATGCAAATATATTATATGAAAAAGTACAAATAAATGGTGCCAGAGCTTATGAAGTAGTTGGAATTATTGATATGGAATATAAATAA
- a CDS encoding RNA polymerase sigma factor has product MSSDFYKASILPFSGIIIKLCRAYTNSQQDFEDYYQEVCLQIWRSKDNFREELQWSTWVYRISLNVCLTLLKKKKNNVQYFVSDSITVEETEDNYAFSDESLNLLYDAIRKLSEIDRAIIMLYLEEKSQKEIAEIIGTNPNNIGVRVKRIKNRLKKILDGKIN; this is encoded by the coding sequence TTGAGTAGCGATTTTTATAAAGCATCTATTTTACCATTTTCAGGAATAATCATCAAATTATGCCGAGCTTATACCAACTCGCAACAAGATTTTGAAGATTATTATCAAGAAGTGTGCTTGCAAATCTGGAGGAGTAAAGACAATTTTCGTGAAGAATTGCAATGGAGTACTTGGGTGTATCGTATTTCATTAAACGTTTGTTTGACCTTACTTAAGAAAAAGAAAAACAATGTTCAATATTTTGTGTCTGATTCTATAACTGTTGAAGAAACCGAAGATAACTACGCGTTTTCAGACGAATCACTAAATTTATTATATGATGCTATTAGAAAACTATCAGAAATTGATAGAGCAATTATTATGTTGTATTTAGAAGAAAAATCGCAAAAGGAAATTGCTGAAATTATTGGAACTAATCCTAATAATATTGGTGTACGTGTTAAAAGAATTAAAAATAGATTAAAAAAAATATTAGATGGAAAGATCAATTGA